CGGCGAGTCCGAGGCCACGCTGCGCCGCGCGCTCGACGTCCTCGTGAAGACGGGCGGCGAGGACGGCGGGATGACGCAGTGGACGCTCAAGGCGTTCGTCAACCTCTACACCGCGTGGGGCCGGCCGGCCCAGGCGGCGGCGTACACCGCGAGGCTGGCGCCCGCGAAGTAGAATAGAAAATCAAGACCTGACCCCCTACGGGGCCCGGAGAATCCGGACCTGGTCGCCCACGATCTCGAGGGCGGAGGACGGGCCTCCGTAGTGGCGCGACAAGCCGACGTCGATGCGCCAGACGCGCTCCGCGCAACCGGACGTGACCTGGTCCTTCTGCACGGTGTGGCCCACCACCATCCGCGACGCGCCGAGCTTCTCGAGAGCCTCTGCGAGGAGGCGGCAGTCGGCCTCGTCGGTGTCCTTCGAGTAGTGGCGGCTCCAGACGGGGCCGTCCGGGCCGAGAAGGAGATCCGGCGGGCAGGGTCGCTCCCCGCGAAGCCATTCCCTCGACTCCTGGTTGAGCCTTTCGACGCCGTACTCCGCCACCTGTGGCAGCACGCCCCCGTGGACGAAGACCGTGTTCCCGACGACGGCCACCACGTTCCGCGTGGCCAGGCGAAGGGCCTGGGGCCCCCCGGGCTTGAATGCCTTGATCCGCGCGAGTACCGCGGCAATGACGGTTTCCGGCGGGGCTCCAGCGAGACCCGGAACGGGCTTGTCGAGAAAATCCGCGAAGCCGTCCGGGGAGACGGAGCGGACGTCGCCCTTCACGTTCATGAACTCGTGGTTCCCGTTCAGCACGTGGACGGCGCCCCCGGCAGCCGCGGCCTCCCTCGCGAGGCGGTCGAAGAGGTCGAGGATCTCCGGCTCGTCGTCTCCGCGGTCGAGCTGGTCGCCCGTCTGCACGAGCACCAGGTCCCCGCCGATCCACCCGTCCCGCTCGTCGATCGCCCCGGCGAGACGCAGCACCCTCCGGGTCGCCTCGAGGTCGCCGTGGAGATCGCCGACCGCCACCAGGCGCCGCGGAGCCGGAAACCGCGTGGAGACGTCGAGCGCGCCCCGCACCGCAGGCCGCTCGACGGCCCCGCCGGCGCAGGCCGTCGCCAGGCAGACGACCCCCACGAGAACACCGAACCGTACAGATCTCATGACATCGATTCTAGATCCCTCCCTCCCCGATTCCCTTCAATCCCCCATTCCGTGCCAGGCATGAAGTCGTGTATTTCGAATGCCCCCGCTTGGTGCCACCCCCGCTTGGTGCCAGGCGTGAACTCGTGTATTACGGTTGCCGATGGGATCGGTCAGCCTCCGGCTGAGATGCGCGCCGCGGCGACCAGCACCTGCCCCAGCGCGATGCCGCCGTCGTTCGGCGGGACGAGGCGGTGTGCGAAGAGCTGGAAGCCGTCCGCGGCGAGACGCGCGCTCGCGCGCCCGAAGAGGAGGCGGTTCTGGAAGCAGCCCCCCGAGAGCGCCACGCGCGGCGCGCCGGCAAGGCGTGCCACGGCGGCGATGCCGTCGACGAGCGCGTTGTGGAAGCGGGCGGAACGGATCGCGACCCCGACGCCGCGTGCGCCGTCCTCGAGCAGGGCGAAGGCGAGCGGGCCCCAGTCGAGGGTCGCCGGGGCGCCGGAGACCGCGCTCGCGACGAGAGGGAACGGGTAGGCGCCCCGTTCCGAAGGGTCCGCGAGCGCCTCGAGCGCCATCGCGGCCTGCCCCTCGAAGCCGGCTCTCGGGTGGAGGCCGACGAGCGCCGCGACGGCGTCGAAGAGGCGGCCGGCGCTCGTCGTCATGGGACTGCGCGTGCCGGTGGCGAGCATCCGCGCCAGGAGCGTGCGCTCGGCGCCGGAGAACGACGCGACGGGGGAGAGATCGTCGCGGCCGAGAGCCGCCTCCCCGAAGAGCTCGAACAGGAGCGCGAGCGCGGCCCGGCGCGGCTCCTTCACGGCGGCGTCTCCTCCGGGGAGGCGGAAGGGGCGCAGGTGCGCGACGCGGGTGTAGCCCGCCGCATCGCCGAGGAGGAACTCGCCGCCCCACACCGTCCCGTCGGTCCCGTAGCCGGTCCCGTCCCACGTCACGCCGAGCGCCGGGCCCTCGACCCCGTTCTCCGCGAGGCAGGAGGCGAGGTGCGCGTGGTGGTGCTGGACGGGCACGAGGCGGAGGCGCCCCTCGCGCGCAGCCGCGAGGATCGCCGGCGGGAGCGGCCCCTCCGACTCGTCCCCCCGCCGCCGCGCGGCGCGCCCAGCGCGTCGAGAGGTAGTCGGGGTGGAGATCGTGTGCGATCGCGACGGGGGCTGCCTCCCAGAGGCGCAGGAGGTCGGCGACGACCCGCTCGAACGCGGCGAGCGCCTCGGGGGTCTCGAGGTCGCCGACGTGCTGCGAGAGGACGACCTCGCTTCCGATCCCGAGGCCGACGACGTTCTTCAGGTGCGCTCCGACGGCGAGGATCGGCGGCAGGTGCACGCGGACCGGGACGGGGAGGGGAGCGAACCCCCGCGCCCTGCGCAGGAGCTGCAGCGCGTCGCCGTGGAGCCATCCGACGCTGTCGTCCACGTGCCGCTCCACGGGGCGGTCGTGAACGAGAAAGAGGTCGGCGATCGAGCCGAGCCGCGCCACCGCCTCGCGTTCGTCCGTCGCGATCGGCTCGTCGGAAAGGTTGCCGCTCGTGGCGACGAGCGGGGCGTCGACCGCCGCGAGGAGGAGGTGGTGGAGCGGCGTGGAGGGGAGCATCACGCCGAGACGGGTCGACTCGGGCGCGACGTTCGGGGCGACGAGCGCGGTCGCGCCGTCCGGGCCGAGCCGCGGCAGGAGAAGGATCGGCGCCTCGGGCGAGAGGAGCCAGCGTTCGACGGCGCCCGAGACCTCGCAGAGGGCCCGGGCCGCCGCGACATCCCGCACCATGACTGCCAGCGGCTTCTCGCGCCGCACCTTCCCGGCGCGCAGTCGTGCGACGGCGTCTTCGTTGCGCGCGTCGCAGCAGAGGTGAAAGCCCCCGAGGCCCTTCACCGCGACGACGCGCCCGTCCAGGAGCGCGGCCGCCGCGCCCCGCAGCGCCTCGTCGTCGCGCGCGACGCCCTGGCCGATCCGGTTCCAGAGCGCGAGCCGCGGCCCGCAGGCGGGACACGCCGTCGGCTGCGCGTGGAAGCGCCGGTCGCGCGGCTCCTCGTACTCGCGGCGACAGGCGGCGCAGAGGGTGAAGCCGCGCATCGTCGTGTTCCGCCGGTCGTAAGGGAGCGCGCGGACGATGGTGAACCGCGGGCCGCAGTTCGTGCAGTTCAGGAACGGGTAGCGGTACCTGCGGTCGGCCGGGTCGTCCAGCTCGGCGAGGCAGTCGTCGCACGTCGCGAGGTCGGGGAGAACCGAGACGCTCTTCTCGCCCTCACCCGTGCTCATCCGTATCTCGAACGCCGTGAACCCCGCGGGCGCCAGCCACGTGACGGAGACGCTCCTCACCACGGCCCGTGGCGGCGCCTCGGCCGCGAGCCGGGTGCGGAACGCGTCGAGCGAGGCGGCATCGCCCTCCACCTCGACCTCCACGCCCCGCACGTCGTTGAGGACCCAGCCAGAGAGACCCAGCTGGGTCGCGAGACGGTAGACGAAGGGGCGGAAGCCGACCCCCTGGACCGCGCCTCTCACCTCGACGCGCAGCCGCCGGACTTCGCTCAGGCTCTCCCTCCTCCGGGCCTCGCTCCTCCGGGCCTCACTCCACGATCCGCGCGTCGCCGACGCGCCGCGTCCGGCGCTTGCGATCGAGGTACTCGAGGAGCGGGATGAGGTATTTCCGCGAGAGGCCGAGGAGGTCGCGGAAATCACCGACGCTCATCGTCCTGCCCTTCTCTGCCGCGACCTTCTCCTCGATCCCGGCCAGGAAGGCGGAGTGGGCGATGATCTCGGGCGAGAGGCGCACGAGCGCCCCGCTCTTGATGAGGTGCTGCACGAGGCCGGCGACGACCTGCGTCTTCGTCCCGAGCGCTTTGGCCAGGTCGAGGTTCCCGGGCGCCTCGAACCCCGCCGCGCGCCACGCCTCGTCGATCCGCTGCGCGAAGCCCCCCGCCTCGTCGGCGACACCCGTTGCGGCCGACCCGGGCGGCCCCGCCTGGTCGCCGGTGACGACGAGCCTCTTCGCGGCGGCCAGCGTCGCGAGCCACGCCTCCCCCGTCGCCTCGGGCAGCTCCCGGGCGATCTTGCCGAGGAGCTCGCGGCGGCCGACCAGGAGCGTCGGCACGCCCGCCTTGCGCCGCTCGGCGAAGAAGGCGTCGGCGCGCGTGGCCATCTCGATGGAGGCCGACGCGGCGACGGCGAGGAGCGGCGAGAGCCGCATCGCAGCGCCGTCGGAAACGAGCGCGTCCACGTGGGCGGCGGCGGCATCTTCGGAGATCCCGAGGCGCCGGCCGAGCGCAGCCACCTCGAGCCCCGCGGGCCCGGCCTCGGAGAGGAAGAGGGCGGCCACCGCGTGGTCGTCGTCTCCGCAGAGGACGGCCACGGAAGAGCCGCGCAGGGGCGCACGACGGCGGACCCGCGGGCGCGCGGTGTCGAGGACGCGTCCCCCTCCGATCGTCTCCTGCGGCGACGGCCGCCGGAGAACGAAGCGGTCTCCCCGGCGCGCGGCGACCGGCTCGCGGCAGGAGAGCTGCGCGACGGCGCGGCTCCCCTGCGGCATGGCTTCGGGCGGGGCGTCTCCCTGCGCGATGAGGTGGAGCCTCGCCGGGACGTCGGCCGTCCCGGTGTGGAACCGGACGGCGAGCCCGTCCTCGAACGGCTCCTCGAGTCCGCCGAGGGACGTGAGGTCGACGGTCAGGAGCGTCGCGGGATCGACGGTACCGGGGGCGACGAGGCACATCCCGCGCGCCAGGTCGGCGGTCTCGACCCCGGCGAGGTTCAGGCTCGTCCGCTCGCCCGCCTCGGCGACGGGGCGCTCCCCGCCGTGGACCTCCACGCGTCGCACGCGCAGCTCGCGCCCCTCGGGGAGGAGCAGCAGCCGGTCTTCCGGCCGGACGCGACCGGAGTCCAGCGTCCCGGTGACGACCGGGCCGAAGCCCTTCATCGAGAAGGCCCGGTCGACCCAGAGGCGCGCCGGACGTGCTGCGGGATCGCGGAGTACCGCCCTCGCCGCCGCGGCCGAGAGGGCGGCCTTCAGGTCGTCGAGGCCCTGTCCGGTGACGGCCGAGACGGCGACGAGCTCGGCGTCCTCGAGGAACGTCTCGCTGACCAGCTCGCGCATCTCGGCCTCGACGACGGCGCCCGTCTCCTCGTCCACGAGGTCCGCCTTCGTCCGCACGAGGACGCCGCACTTCACGTCGAGGAGCGTGAGGATGGCGAGGTGCTCGCGCGTCTGCGGCATGACCGAGTCGTCGGAGGCGACGACGAGGAGCGCGACGTCGATGCCCGCCGCGCCGGCGACCATCGTCCTCACGAACTTCTCGTGCCCCGGGACGTCCACGAAGGAGAAGACCGTTCCGCCCCACTCCGCGTGGGCGAAGCCGAGGTCGATCGTGATCCCGCGCGCCTTCTCCTCCGGGAGGCGGTCCGGGTCGGTCCCGGTCAGCGCCCTCACGAGCGCGCTCTTGCCGTGGTCGATGTGCCCTGCGGTGCCGACGAGAACGCGCGCCATACCCGGAGTATCCGGGATCGCGGCCCGGGTGGCATCATTCGCCGTTCATGAAGACGACGACGACCCGGCCGATGTCGACCGAAGAGCGGACCGCGCTCGAAGGCCACCTGAACCCCGCCCCTGCCGGGTCGCCCAGCCGCGTCATGGGCCTCTTCATGGGCGTGCCGATCGGCTTCACGGCCCTGATCGTCCTGAACCTCGCCCTCCCGGGCCCGGCCTTCCTCCGCGTCCTTCTCGCGGTGGCGGTCGGCGCCGGGGCGGCCTGGCTCTTCGGCCGGTGGATGGCCCAGAGGCACAGGGAGATGTTCCGGCCCGTTCCCGAGGTCGAGGACGTCCTCCGCCGGGACCTCGCCGACGGGCAGGTGGAAGTCCGGCGCTACGAGGCGGAAGCCGTCGTGAAAGCGACCGCGGACCGGTCGCGCTTCGTCTCCGCGACCTACTTCGTCAAGCTCGCGGACGGCTCCGTCGCCCTCCTCGTCGGCCCGCACCTCGAGGAGGCCGAGTTCCGGGGAGAGTTTCCCGCCACCGCTTTCGAGATCGCCTCCGGCGCGTCGAGCCACTACGTTCTCTCGGTGAAGAAGACGGGTGACAGGCTCGCTCCCGTGAAGACCCGCGCGCCGCTCTCGGACGCGGAGTGGGAGGAGATCGGAGACGACGACGACGAGAGCGTCCCTCTCGGGTGGGCCGAGATCGTCGAGCGGGCCGACCGCAATCCGCTCACCCGCGAGACGCTCCAGAAGCAGGCGGAGGAGCGCGCCGCCGTCGACAAGGAGCTGGACGAGATCCTCGCCGCCCAGACCCCGCCCCCGGCCGACCCGATCCGGCCGAAGTAGTCCCCCTCAGTACTCGGGTCCCGACACCGGCCGCGCGTCGGAAGCGGGCGGCGTCTCTCCGGCCAGCCGGGACCTCACGGCGCGCGCCACGCGCAGGCCGTCGAGGGAGGCCGAGACGATCCCCCCGCGAAGCCGGCGCCTTCCCCGGCGGGGAAGAGGCCCGGCAGCGACGGCGACTCGCACGCCTCGTTCCGCTCGATCCGGATCGGCGACGACGTCCGCGACTCCGGGGCGATCAGGACCGCCTCCTCCGAGACGAAGCCGCGCATCTTCCTGTCGAAGAAGCGGAGCGCCTCGGCGAGCGCTTCCAGGTACGCGGCGGGGTAGACCGCGTCGAGGCGGCTCGGGACGCAGGCCGGCGTGTAGGTCCCGCGCGGGAGCGCCCGCGGCGCGCGGCCCGAGAGGAAGTCGGTGACGCGGATCGCCGGGGCCGCGTACGTCCCGCCGCCGGCTGCGAAGGCGGCCCGCTCGACGCGCCGCTGGAACGCGACGCCGCGGAAGACCTCGGGCCCCTCCTCCGCCGCGAAGTCGGCGGGGTGCGTCTGGACGACCAGCCCCGCGTTCGCGAAGCCCGAGCCGCGCTTGTAGCGCGACATCCCGTTCGTCACGACGCCGCCCGCCTCCGACGAGCAGGCGATCACCTCGCCGCCGGGGCACATGCAGAACGTGTAGACGCCGCGGCCTCCGGAGGTCTGCGCCGTCATCTTGTAGTCGGCCGGCATCACGCCGCAGGAGGAGGCGAGGCGCCCGTACTGGATCAGGTCGACCTCGTCCTGCGGGTGCTCGATCCTCACGCCCATCGCGAACGCCTTCGCCGACATGGCGAGGCCTCGGGCGTGGAGGCGTTCCACCGTGTCGCGGGCCGAGTGGCCCAGAGCGAAGATCGCCGCGTCGCACGGGATCTCCTCGCCGCCCGCGAGGACGAGGGCCCGGAGCGGACCGGACGCGCCGTCGCGGAGGACGTCGACCACCTTCGCCCGGTAGCGCATCTCGGCGCCGTGGTCGAGGAGGTGCCTGCGGATGTTGCGCAGGACGACGACGAGCCGGTCCGTCCCGATGTGCGGCTTGCCGTCGTAGAGGATCGTGTCGGGCGCGCCGAAGCGGTGGAGCGTCTCGAGGACGACGGCGATCTTGTCGTGCCGCTTTCCGCACGTCAGCTTGCCGTCGCTGAAGGTTCCCGCGCCCCCCTCGCCGAACTGGACGTTCGACTCCGGGTCGAAGTCGCCGGACTTCCAGAAGCGCATCACCGACCGGTAGCGCTCCTCCGCGGCGTCCCCCCTCTCGAGAACGACCAGGGAGATGCCCGCGTCGGCGAGGGCGAGCGCCGCGAAGAGCCCTGCCGGGCCCGTTCCGACGACGGCCACGCGCGCCGTCCTCTCGAGCGGCGGCAGGAGCAGTTCCGGGGCGCGCGGCGGTGGCGCGGGCTCGAGGGAGAGCGGCGGCTCGGGCGGTGCGGCGGGCGCGCCGGCGAGCGTCAGCTCGACCGCGTACTCGTAGACGAGGTCGGGTCGCTTTCGCGCGTCGAGCGAGCGGCGTACGACCGTCAGGTCGGCGATCGCGTCGGGCCCAAGGCCGAGGAGGCGGGCGACGAGGGCCTCGTCCGGCGCCTTCGGGGCGCGGACCCTCACCCCGGAAAGGCGGTAGCGCGGCACAGTGGGTATTCTAGGGAGATGACGGACGGCCCTCTGGAGATCGAGGCGAAGTTCCGGGTCGAAGGGCGCGAGGCCCTGGAAGAGCGGCTCCGCGCGCTCGGCGCCACGCACGGCGAGCGCGAGGACGAGGTGAACCTCCTCCTCGACGACGACGACATGTCCCTGCGCGTCGGCGGGCGGGCTCTGCGGGTCCGCACGGTAGACGGCCTCGGCCTCCTCACCTTCAAGGGGCCGGCGTCGTTCGAAGGGGGAGTCAAGTCGCGGCTCGAGGTGGAGAGCGGCGTCGACGACCCGGGCGCCGTCCTCGCCATCCTCGACGCCCTCGGCTACCGGCCCCGCTTCCGCTACGAGAAGCGGCGGACGACGTGGCGTTTCGACGACCCGGCGCGGCCGCTCGTCGTCCTCGACGAGACGCCGCTCGGCCTCTTCGCCGAGATCGAGGGCGAGGCCGACACCGTCCGCGGCCTCGCGGGCGAGCTGGGCGTGCCCGAGAGCACCTTCCTCTGCGCCTCGTACTGGGGCCTCTGGCAGGCCGCCCGCGAGGCCGACCCCGCGCTGCCCCACGACATGCTCTTTCCCCGATGAGGGCGCTGGTCCCGGCGGCCGGGTTCGGCACGCGCTTCCGGCCCGCCACGCTCAGCACGCCGAAGCCGCTCCTCCCGCTCCTCGGCGTCCCGATCCTCGTCCGCCTCTTCCGGCACCTGCGCTCGGAAGGCGTCACGTCGGCCGTCGTGAACGCCCACCACCTCGCCGAGACGCTCATGGCGGCTGTCGGCGATGCGTGCGAGGGGATTCCCGTCGCCTGGTCGCCCGAGGACCCGATCCTCGGGACGGCGGGCGCGATCCGCTGCGCGGCCGAGCGAGGCCTCCTCGGCGACGAGCCGTTCCTCGTCGTCAACGGCGACCTCTTCACCACGCTCTCCTTCGCCCCGCTCCGGGCCGCCTTCGGTGCGCCCGGCGTCGTCTCCGCCCTCGGCGTCCTCCCCCACGAGGTGCCGGGCGAAACGGCGCTCTGGGGCGATGCGTCGGGCCGCCTCGTCTCGCTCGGAAACGAGCGGCCGTTCCCGGGGGCGACCGGCCCGTGGCTCTTCACCGGCCTCCAGCTCGCCGCGCCGGCGCTCGTCGGGAGGATCCCGCCCGGCGTCTCGGAGCTGGCGCGCGACGTCCTGCGCCCCTCGACCCAGAAAAGGGACGGCGCCTTCGCGCTCGTCCCGTACCGGGTTCCCGGGGACGGCCTCTGGTTCGACCTCGGCTCGCCGGCGAAGCTCGCGGCGGCCGAGAAGGCGATCGCCGCGGCGGGTCTCGCCTGACGCCGGTCACCAGATCCGGGTCCAGGTCTGCCGCGAGCCGACCCACTCGTAGATCCCGATCGTCGCGCTGCCCGGCGTGAGGCGGACGAGCGCCTGGCGGCTCTTGCCGTCGCCGAGCCAGACCGAGCCGGGCGAGCAGTCTCCGACCGGCGAGAAGCTCGCGATGTCGGAGCGGCCGAAGCGGATCGGGTCGGAGAGGTCGCCGACCGGGTTCCCCTTCGGGTCCCGGGCGAGGAAGCCTGGGATGAAGGCGACGGTCACCTTCGGCCACCGGCGCTTCACGGTGATGGGGCCGAAGACGAGCGGGTCTGCTCCGCTGTCGATGTCGTCGTTGCGCACGCCGTCACCGTCGCCGTCGTCGTGGATCTGGAGTGTCAGGTCGCCGTCCCGCGCGATCCACTTCACGCCCGAGTAGGCGTTGCGGAAGAGCGCGCGGCTGCGCGCCTGCGAGAAGACCGAGGCGATCTCGTGCGAAGCGGCGCGCAGCGAGGACATCCCGGCGTAGGCGTGGGCCGCCGCGGCCGTGAGGCCGGCGGTGAGCGAGAGGATGGCGAGCGTCGTCAGGAGCTCGAGGAGGGTGATTCCGCGGGCGGGGCGGCGAGGGCGGCGCACGTCGTCACCTGTCGGCGGGTCGCGAGGTCGGCGAAGCGGGCGCGGGCCGGGAGATCGCTCTCCCGGCCCGCGCGGCGCGTCACTTGCCGGTCTTCTCCGCGGGGGCGGGCGCCTTCGTCTTCGGCGCGGCCTTGGCGGTG
Above is a genomic segment from Holophagales bacterium containing:
- a CDS encoding metallophosphoesterase, giving the protein MRSVRFGVLVGVVCLATACAGGAVERPAVRGALDVSTRFPAPRRLVAVGDLHGDLEATRRVLRLAGAIDERDGWIGGDLVLVQTGDQLDRGDDEPEILDLFDRLAREAAAAGGAVHVLNGNHEFMNVKGDVRSVSPDGFADFLDKPVPGLAGAPPETVIAAVLARIKAFKPGGPQALRLATRNVVAVVGNTVFVHGGVLPQVAEYGVERLNQESREWLRGERPCPPDLLLGPDGPVWSRHYSKDTDEADCRLLAEALEKLGASRMVVGHTVQKDQVTSGCAERVWRIDVGLSRHYGGPSSALEIVGDQVRILRAP
- the selB gene encoding selenocysteine-specific translation elongation factor, translating into MARVLVGTAGHIDHGKSALVRALTGTDPDRLPEEKARGITIDLGFAHAEWGGTVFSFVDVPGHEKFVRTMVAGAAGIDVALLVVASDDSVMPQTREHLAILTLLDVKCGVLVRTKADLVDEETGAVVEAEMRELVSETFLEDAELVAVSAVTGQGLDDLKAALSAAAARAVLRDPAARPARLWVDRAFSMKGFGPVVTGTLDSGRVRPEDRLLLLPEGRELRVRRVEVHGGERPVAEAGERTSLNLAGVETADLARGMCLVAPGTVDPATLLTVDLTSLGGLEEPFEDGLAVRFHTGTADVPARLHLIAQGDAPPEAMPQGSRAVAQLSCREPVAARRGDRFVLRRPSPQETIGGGRVLDTARPRVRRRAPLRGSSVAVLCGDDDHAVAALFLSEAGPAGLEVAALGRRLGISEDAAAAHVDALVSDGAAMRLSPLLAVAASASIEMATRADAFFAERRKAGVPTLLVGRRELLGKIARELPEATGEAWLATLAAAKRLVVTGDQAGPPGSAATGVADEAGGFAQRIDEAWRAAGFEAPGNLDLAKALGTKTQVVAGLVQHLIKSGALVRLSPEIIAHSAFLAGIEEKVAAEKGRTMSVGDFRDLLGLSRKYLIPLLEYLDRKRRTRRVGDARIVE
- a CDS encoding FAD-dependent monooxygenase; this translates as MPRYRLSGVRVRAPKAPDEALVARLLGLGPDAIADLTVVRRSLDARKRPDLVYEYAVELTLAGAPAAPPEPPLSLEPAPPPRAPELLLPPLERTARVAVVGTGPAGLFAALALADAGISLVVLERGDAAEERYRSVMRFWKSGDFDPESNVQFGEGGAGTFSDGKLTCGKRHDKIAVVLETLHRFGAPDTILYDGKPHIGTDRLVVVLRNIRRHLLDHGAEMRYRAKVVDVLRDGASGPLRALVLAGGEEIPCDAAIFALGHSARDTVERLHARGLAMSAKAFAMGVRIEHPQDEVDLIQYGRLASSCGVMPADYKMTAQTSGGRGVYTFCMCPGGEVIACSSEAGGVVTNGMSRYKRGSGFANAGLVVQTHPADFAAEEGPEVFRGVAFQRRVERAAFAAGGGTYAAPAIRVTDFLSGRAPRALPRGTYTPACVPSRLDAVYPAAYLEALAEALRFFDRKMRGFVSEEAVLIAPESRTSSPIRIERNEACESPSLPGLFPAGEGAGFAGGSSRPPSTACAWRAP
- a CDS encoding class IV adenylate cyclase, with protein sequence MTDGPLEIEAKFRVEGREALEERLRALGATHGEREDEVNLLLDDDDMSLRVGGRALRVRTVDGLGLLTFKGPASFEGGVKSRLEVESGVDDPGAVLAILDALGYRPRFRYEKRRTTWRFDDPARPLVVLDETPLGLFAEIEGEADTVRGLAGELGVPESTFLCASYWGLWQAAREADPALPHDMLFPR
- a CDS encoding NTP transferase domain-containing protein translates to MRALVPAAGFGTRFRPATLSTPKPLLPLLGVPILVRLFRHLRSEGVTSAVVNAHHLAETLMAAVGDACEGIPVAWSPEDPILGTAGAIRCAAERGLLGDEPFLVVNGDLFTTLSFAPLRAAFGAPGVVSALGVLPHEVPGETALWGDASGRLVSLGNERPFPGATGPWLFTGLQLAAPALVGRIPPGVSELARDVLRPSTQKRDGAFALVPYRVPGDGLWFDLGSPAKLAAAEKAIAAAGLA
- a CDS encoding prepilin-type N-terminal cleavage/methylation domain-containing protein, giving the protein MRRPRRPARGITLLELLTTLAILSLTAGLTAAAAHAYAGMSSLRAASHEIASVFSQARSRALFRNAYSGVKWIARDGDLTLQIHDDGDGDGVRNDDIDSGADPLVFGPITVKRRWPKVTVAFIPGFLARDPKGNPVGDLSDPIRFGRSDIASFSPVGDCSPGSVWLGDGKSRQALVRLTPGSATIGIYEWVGSRQTWTRIW